A window from Bacteroidales bacterium encodes these proteins:
- the rsmH gene encoding 16S rRNA (cytosine(1402)-N(4))-methyltransferase RsmH, with amino-acid sequence MYHNPVLLKESVEGLVNNPNGIYVDLTFGGGGHSAAILERLSSKGKLIAFDIDGDAVKNHIRDERFILVNQNFRFLWNYLRYYDAIPVDGILADLGVSSHQIDADERGFSIRKDGDLDMRMNMGLSVSAKDVVNTYSAERLIEIFRDYGELEKPHVLAHAIVKQREIKAFETTGELRAFAERFAPKKKEYKYLSQLFQSVRIEVNQEIDALEELLLQLEKVLKSGGIAAIISYHSLEDRLVKNLFKTGNLEGELKKDFYGNKLSPFVLANRKPILPSEKEIEENGRARSAKLRIAEKI; translated from the coding sequence ATGTATCATAATCCGGTTTTGTTGAAAGAAAGTGTTGAAGGTCTGGTAAATAATCCTAACGGAATTTACGTTGATCTTACTTTTGGTGGCGGTGGTCACTCCGCAGCAATACTTGAACGCCTGAGTTCCAAAGGGAAGCTTATCGCTTTTGATATAGACGGAGATGCTGTTAAAAATCATATCAGAGACGAAAGATTTATCCTTGTAAATCAAAACTTCCGTTTTTTATGGAATTATCTTAGATATTACGATGCAATTCCTGTTGATGGAATTTTAGCAGACCTTGGAGTATCTTCTCATCAGATTGATGCGGATGAAAGAGGTTTTTCAATCAGAAAAGACGGTGATCTTGATATGAGAATGAATATGGGATTGTCGGTCAGTGCTAAAGATGTAGTAAATACATATTCGGCTGAACGGCTGATCGAAATATTTCGTGATTACGGGGAATTGGAAAAACCTCATGTTCTCGCTCATGCGATTGTCAAACAAAGAGAAATCAAAGCTTTTGAAACAACGGGCGAATTAAGAGCATTTGCGGAAAGATTCGCTCCGAAGAAAAAAGAATATAAATACTTATCTCAACTATTTCAATCAGTTAGAATCGAAGTAAATCAAGAAATTGATGCTTTGGAGGAATTGCTGCTTCAATTGGAAAAAGTTCTAAAGTCCGGAGGAATTGCTGCAATTATCAGTTATCATTCTCTTGAGGACAGACTTGTGAAAAATCTTTTTAAAACAGGCAATCTGGAAGGTGAGTTAAAAAAAGATTTTTATGGAAATAAATTGAGTCCGTTTGTATTAGCCAACAGAAAACCGATTCTTCCTTCCGAAAAAGAAATAGAAGAAAACGGCAGGGCTCGTAGTGCTAAATTACGAATCGCAGAAAAAATTTAA
- a CDS encoding PadR family transcriptional regulator has translation MNKNDKTNELLSAWEETYKKGQLTFWIFFSLKDDKKYAEEIKSFVKEKTQNTMTCEDQSLYRILRKYEYIGVLDYEMGKGNKGPERKYYYLTDLGNELFHRFVKRNISLFYSDEIKQLLNY, from the coding sequence ATGAACAAAAATGACAAAACAAACGAATTATTATCGGCTTGGGAAGAAACTTACAAAAAAGGTCAATTGACTTTTTGGATATTTTTTTCTTTAAAAGATGATAAAAAGTATGCGGAAGAGATCAAATCTTTTGTAAAAGAAAAAACGCAAAACACAATGACTTGTGAAGATCAAAGTTTATACAGGATCTTGCGCAAATATGAATACATCGGTGTGTTGGATTATGAAATGGGAAAAGGGAATAAAGGCCCCGAAAGGAAATATTATTACTTAACCGATTTGGGCAATGAACTTTTTCATCGTTTCGTAAAAAGAAACATCAGTCTATTTTATTCCGATGAAATTAAACAACTTTTAAATTATTAA
- the tsf gene encoding translation elongation factor Ts gives MANITAAEVNNLRQITGAGMMDCKKALVEAEGDVEKAIEILRKKGQKVASNRADRDAKEGKVIAKTSTDGTFGGMIMLNCETDFVANSDAFVDFANSIIDLAIAKRIKSLDELLQQDINGRTVEQAITDLGGKTGEKTTLAHYEYIEGQKVSAYNHIGNRLATLLALNKSNNEFEVVGRELAMQVAAMAPIAVDESSIPQNIIDKELEIAKDIVRQEGKAEDMIEKIAIGKLNKFFKENTLVNQIFVRDGKKTVAEYLKQTDPTLKVVEFRRLILGE, from the coding sequence ATGGCAAACATAACAGCAGCAGAAGTAAACAATCTTCGCCAAATAACAGGAGCAGGAATGATGGATTGCAAGAAAGCCCTTGTAGAAGCTGAAGGTGATGTTGAAAAAGCAATTGAGATATTACGTAAAAAAGGTCAGAAAGTTGCGTCAAACAGAGCTGATAGAGATGCAAAAGAAGGTAAAGTAATAGCAAAAACTTCTACCGACGGTACTTTCGGCGGTATGATAATGCTGAATTGCGAAACCGATTTTGTTGCTAACAGTGATGCTTTTGTTGATTTCGCTAATTCTATTATTGATTTAGCAATAGCTAAGAGAATAAAATCTTTAGATGAACTTTTACAACAAGATATTAACGGAAGAACTGTTGAACAAGCTATTACCGATTTAGGCGGAAAAACAGGCGAAAAAACTACTTTGGCTCATTATGAATATATTGAAGGTCAAAAAGTTTCTGCTTATAACCATATTGGTAACCGTTTAGCTACCTTACTGGCTTTGAATAAATCTAATAATGAATTTGAAGTAGTTGGTCGCGAGTTGGCAATGCAAGTTGCGGCAATGGCTCCTATCGCCGTTGACGAATCAAGTATTCCGCAAAATATTATAGATAAGGAATTAGAGATTGCAAAAGATATCGTTCGTCAGGAAGGTAAAGCTGAAGACATGATTGAAAAAATTGCAATTGGTAAATTGAATAAATTCTTTAAAGAAAATACCTTAGTGAATCAAATTTTTGTAAGAGACGGTAAAAAAACTGTTGCAGAATATTTGAAACAAACTGATCCGACTTTAAAAGTCGTTGAATTCAGAAGGTTGATACTTGGAGAATAA
- a CDS encoding nucleotidyltransferase, which yields MNQKNKSENISIQSAVKPALLIMAAGMGSRYGALKQLDGIGPNNETILDYSIFDAMRAGFGKVVFIIRKSFEKEFNEHVVNRLQTNGIDCHYVFQELNKLPEGFKLPESREKPWGTAHAVLMAKDIINEPFAAINADDFYGKDAYNTIYQYLSKVNINSNDYAMVGYDILSTLSESGTVSRGVCEVDENNFLSSIQERLKISLINGQLVDIENGKEVILTGKEKVSMNFWGFTPTFFNHVEDCLIDFLKENIDNPKSELYIPTVVFKLIKDGISKVKVLSSNASWFGITYKEDRKDVIDNIRKLISKGEYPEKLWK from the coding sequence ATGAACCAAAAGAATAAATCAGAAAACATTTCCATTCAATCAGCTGTAAAGCCGGCTTTATTAATAATGGCTGCAGGAATGGGCAGCAGATACGGAGCTTTAAAACAACTTGACGGAATAGGTCCGAATAACGAAACAATTCTTGATTATTCCATTTTCGATGCCATGAGGGCCGGTTTTGGAAAAGTTGTTTTTATTATCAGGAAAAGTTTTGAAAAAGAATTTAATGAGCATGTTGTTAATCGTTTACAAACTAACGGAATAGATTGTCATTATGTTTTTCAAGAACTAAATAAACTTCCGGAAGGATTTAAGCTCCCAGAAAGCAGGGAAAAACCTTGGGGAACAGCACATGCGGTTTTAATGGCAAAAGATATTATCAACGAACCTTTCGCCGCTATAAATGCAGACGATTTTTACGGGAAAGACGCTTATAATACTATCTACCAATATCTATCGAAAGTTAATATTAATTCAAATGATTATGCAATGGTCGGTTACGATATTTTATCGACTCTTTCCGAATCCGGAACCGTAAGTAGAGGCGTTTGTGAAGTAGACGAAAACAACTTTTTAAGTTCGATTCAGGAGCGATTGAAAATATCATTAATAAACGGACAATTGGTTGATATCGAAAATGGCAAAGAAGTAATTTTAACGGGTAAAGAAAAAGTTTCCATGAATTTCTGGGGTTTTACCCCTACCTTCTTTAATCATGTTGAAGATTGCCTCATTGATTTTCTCAAAGAGAATATTGATAATCCCAAAAGCGAGCTTTACATTCCGACAGTTGTCTTTAAACTCATCAAAGATGGCATTTCGAAAGTAAAAGTCTTGTCGAGCAATGCAAGCTGGTTCGGAATAACTTACAAAGAAGACCGTAAAGATGTAATAGATAATATTCGTAAACTGATTAGTAAGGGCGAATATCCTGAAAAGCTGTGGAAATGA
- a CDS encoding copper homeostasis protein CutC, giving the protein MFLFEVCANSVESAINAQTGGADRIELCANLESGGTTPSYASIKLCKEKLTIPINVLIRPRNGDFLYTDLEFQEIISDIILCKELGVSGIVCGFLNSNGTIDIERTKKIVELTYPLSFTFHRAFDVSRNPFESLEDIISCGATRILTSGTSDKAINATEILSKLILQANQRIVIMPGSGINENNIIELHSKTKAKEYHFSGSATHHSEMEFQKNNIISTEKSDYSKTVSDVEKIRNTINKLKIL; this is encoded by the coding sequence ATGTTTCTTTTTGAAGTGTGTGCTAATTCCGTAGAATCAGCGATAAATGCGCAAACCGGAGGAGCCGACAGAATTGAATTATGTGCGAATCTTGAAAGCGGCGGAACAACACCTTCCTACGCAAGCATTAAACTTTGTAAAGAAAAATTGACCATTCCTATTAATGTGCTTATCCGTCCGCGTAACGGCGATTTTTTATACACAGATCTTGAATTTCAAGAAATTATCTCAGATATTATACTCTGTAAAGAGCTTGGGGTAAGCGGCATTGTTTGCGGATTTTTAAACAGCAACGGAACAATAGATATCGAACGGACAAAAAAAATCGTGGAACTTACATATCCATTGAGTTTTACGTTTCACAGGGCCTTTGATGTTTCACGCAATCCTTTTGAAAGTTTGGAAGACATTATTTCTTGCGGAGCAACAAGAATATTGACATCAGGAACATCGGATAAAGCTATCAACGCCACGGAAATACTTTCGAAACTAATTCTACAGGCAAACCAAAGAATTGTCATAATGCCGGGCAGCGGTATAAATGAAAACAATATCATCGAATTACATTCAAAAACAAAGGCCAAAGAATATCATTTTTCCGGCTCAGCAACACATCATTCGGAAATGGAATTTCAAAAAAATAATATAATAAGCACAGAAAAATCAGATTATTCTAAGACTGTTTCGGATGTTGAAAAAATTAGAAATACTATTAATAAGTTGAAAATTTTATAA
- a CDS encoding Mur ligase domain-containing protein gives MKYHFISIGGSIMHNMAIAMYLKGNKVSGSDDEIFEPAKSNLEKYGLFPEETGWHPEKITSDIDTVILGMHAKADNPELLQAQKLGLNIVSFPEFIYQNSLNKKRVVIGGSHGKTTVTSMILHVLKVLNIDVDYLVGAKIPSYDVMVKITDSAKLLVVEGDEYLSSTLDLRPKFHLYHPHIAMLTGIAWDHYNVFPTFDFYLEQFKIFIDTIEPGGSLIYFEADKNLRDLVSKTSNKIKKISYDTPDYYVDNNIFIIKHKGKEYSLNIAGKHNMQNLFGAMKVCNELDISSEDFLSAITSYVGAAKRMELIRQNEQNIIYRDFAHAPSKVEATVNAIREQYPKKKIAAIFELHTYSSLNKDFIGQYKNSLKDADTRIVFFDPHALGLKRLPALDFDDVRNAFGDEIIVINDIDSLKEEIHKAKNLNEVLLFMSSGNFGGINLI, from the coding sequence ATGAAATACCATTTTATATCTATCGGGGGAAGCATAATGCATAACATGGCAATTGCCATGTATCTCAAAGGAAATAAAGTTTCCGGTTCTGATGATGAAATATTCGAACCGGCAAAATCAAATCTTGAAAAATACGGATTATTTCCTGAAGAAACCGGTTGGCATCCGGAAAAAATCACATCGGATATTGACACTGTAATTCTTGGTATGCACGCAAAAGCAGATAATCCGGAGCTTTTGCAAGCACAAAAATTAGGGTTAAATATAGTTTCTTTTCCGGAATTCATATATCAAAATTCATTAAACAAAAAAAGAGTTGTAATCGGAGGCAGTCACGGCAAAACAACGGTAACATCTATGATATTACACGTTCTTAAAGTTTTAAATATTGATGTTGATTATCTCGTAGGAGCAAAAATTCCGTCATACGATGTAATGGTAAAGATTACTGATTCTGCTAAACTTTTAGTTGTAGAAGGCGATGAGTATCTTAGTTCGACTTTGGATTTGCGACCGAAATTTCATCTTTATCATCCTCATATTGCAATGCTTACCGGAATAGCGTGGGATCATTATAATGTTTTTCCTACTTTTGATTTTTACCTCGAACAATTCAAAATCTTTATTGACACTATTGAGCCGGGAGGAAGTTTAATTTATTTTGAAGCGGACAAGAATCTGCGAGATTTAGTAAGTAAAACTTCAAATAAAATCAAGAAAATTTCTTATGACACACCCGATTATTACGTAGATAACAATATTTTTATAATAAAACATAAAGGAAAAGAATATTCTTTGAATATTGCCGGAAAACATAATATGCAAAATCTTTTTGGCGCAATGAAAGTTTGCAACGAATTGGATATTTCCTCTGAAGATTTTTTATCGGCAATTACATCTTATGTTGGTGCTGCAAAAAGGATGGAATTAATAAGACAAAATGAACAAAACATTATTTATCGGGATTTTGCACATGCACCTTCTAAAGTTGAAGCTACAGTAAACGCCATTCGCGAGCAATATCCAAAGAAAAAAATAGCTGCTATATTTGAGTTGCATACATACAGCAGTTTGAATAAGGATTTCATCGGTCAATACAAAAACTCCTTGAAGGATGCGGATACCAGAATTGTTTTTTTTGATCCTCATGCATTAGGGTTGAAACGTCTTCCGGCTTTGGATTTTGATGACGTCCGTAATGCCTTTGGCGATGAAATTATTGTTATCAATGATATTGACTCTTTAAAAGAGGAAATCCATAAAGCGAAGAATTTAAATGAAGTTTTACTCTTTATGAGCAGCGGAAACTTCGGTGGAATAAATCTGATTTGA
- a CDS encoding family 20 glycosylhydrolase, translating into MRNFLFIIAAAVILLTSCKQEIKEVNIIPEPVEISYSKGAFNLSNSTNLCFFNIDYNDPTVKYIETSFPKFFGITPQINKDTDCSKNCICFEIFTQRKDKLGDEGYELHIDKHHISIQANTTAGLFYGFQTLRQVAPPEVLLKPQENIQLQSLNIVDYPRFSWRGSHLDVCRHFFDIDFVKKHLDMLAAHKINKFHWHLTDDHGWRIQIDKYPELTNIGAWRVDRSDVPWVEGKPPQPGEKATYGGFYTKDQMREIVEYASVLNIDVMPEVELPGHCCAILAAYPELGCTGKPEYVQIGPYWPPSAILCAGNDQTMQFLYDVIDEVIEIFPYEYIHIGGDEAFKDWWHTCKKCNKRMKELGITDYEHLQGWMVTEVEKHINSRGRKMVGWDEILEGGVTKNATIMSWRGKEGATEAAKHGNYSILCPTSYCYIDYYQAEPATQPTSIGGFVPLKKVYSLEPVPEELNNEEAKYILGAQCNLWTEFIFTPHHAEYMLWPRLAALAEVAWSQKENKDWYRFRDKVEDTKQRLGYLGYNYCEGNFKPTINTINKDNRHLVTIESDVKGTEIYYTTDGSSPTDKSQKYNQPFEVNDFTTIKAQTYYNGEARESAAETNVFISKLTGKKIFIAPKPSEKYAANYEYTLSDGIMGSKDHNDGRWLGFQTDKVSVIIENNGQEIEQIIFNNNVNQGSWIFEPIKIEVFSSEKGVNYDLVMLKENSIVKNYDLHNVETVFDFDERFAPKFIKIEFTGLNALPDWHEHSGEMPWIFIDEIILK; encoded by the coding sequence ATGAGAAATTTCTTATTTATAATTGCAGCTGCAGTTATCCTATTAACAAGCTGTAAACAAGAAATTAAGGAAGTAAACATTATTCCCGAACCGGTAGAAATATCCTATTCAAAAGGGGCTTTCAATCTAAGTAATTCTACCAATCTTTGCTTCTTTAATATTGATTATAATGATCCTACTGTAAAATATATAGAGACATCTTTTCCGAAGTTTTTCGGAATTACACCTCAAATTAATAAAGATACAGATTGCTCTAAAAACTGCATTTGTTTTGAAATTTTTACCCAAAGAAAAGATAAACTTGGAGATGAAGGTTATGAGCTTCATATAGATAAGCATCATATTTCAATTCAGGCTAATACTACTGCCGGATTGTTTTACGGATTTCAAACTTTACGTCAAGTTGCTCCGCCGGAAGTTTTGTTGAAGCCACAGGAAAACATTCAACTTCAATCTTTAAATATTGTTGATTATCCGCGCTTTAGCTGGAGAGGAAGTCATCTGGATGTTTGCAGACATTTTTTTGATATTGATTTCGTAAAGAAACATCTCGACATGCTTGCTGCTCATAAGATTAATAAATTTCATTGGCATCTTACTGATGATCACGGATGGAGAATTCAAATCGACAAATATCCTGAACTTACAAATATCGGAGCTTGGCGTGTTGATAGAAGTGACGTTCCTTGGGTTGAAGGAAAACCGCCCCAACCCGGAGAAAAAGCTACTTACGGCGGATTTTATACTAAAGACCAAATGCGTGAAATTGTCGAATATGCTTCGGTTCTCAATATTGACGTGATGCCAGAAGTTGAACTGCCCGGACACTGTTGTGCAATTCTTGCAGCTTATCCGGAACTCGGCTGTACCGGCAAACCGGAATACGTACAAATAGGACCATATTGGCCTCCAAGTGCAATTCTTTGCGCAGGAAATGATCAAACAATGCAATTTTTATATGATGTTATTGACGAAGTAATTGAAATATTTCCTTACGAATATATTCATATAGGTGGCGATGAAGCTTTTAAAGATTGGTGGCATACTTGCAAGAAATGCAATAAAAGAATGAAAGAACTTGGAATTACAGATTACGAACATCTGCAAGGATGGATGGTTACCGAAGTTGAAAAACATATTAATTCTCGCGGCAGAAAAATGGTTGGTTGGGATGAAATTCTCGAAGGCGGCGTTACAAAAAATGCGACAATCATGTCGTGGCGAGGTAAAGAAGGTGCAACTGAAGCCGCAAAGCATGGCAATTATTCTATCCTGTGTCCGACTTCCTATTGCTATATTGACTATTATCAAGCTGAACCTGCAACACAACCAACTTCAATCGGCGGATTTGTTCCTCTAAAAAAGGTATATTCTTTAGAACCGGTTCCCGAGGAATTAAATAATGAAGAAGCAAAATATATTTTAGGAGCACAATGTAATCTTTGGACAGAATTTATTTTTACTCCTCATCATGCGGAATACATGTTATGGCCGAGGCTTGCCGCTTTAGCGGAAGTTGCCTGGTCGCAAAAAGAAAATAAAGACTGGTATAGATTCCGCGATAAGGTTGAGGATACAAAACAACGTTTGGGTTATTTAGGATATAATTATTGCGAAGGAAATTTCAAACCGACAATTAATACCATCAATAAAGATAACCGGCATTTGGTCACCATCGAATCCGATGTTAAAGGCACGGAAATTTATTATACAACAGATGGCAGCAGTCCGACAGATAAATCGCAAAAATATAATCAACCCTTTGAAGTTAATGATTTCACAACAATCAAAGCTCAAACATATTACAATGGCGAAGCTCGTGAGTCGGCAGCAGAAACAAATGTTTTCATTTCCAAACTGACTGGAAAAAAGATTTTTATAGCCCCGAAGCCATCGGAAAAATACGCTGCAAATTATGAATACACTTTATCGGATGGAATTATGGGCTCAAAAGATCATAATGACGGACGTTGGCTCGGTTTTCAAACAGATAAGGTTTCTGTTATTATTGAGAACAATGGCCAGGAAATCGAACAAATAATTTTTAATAATAATGTAAATCAGGGATCCTGGATTTTCGAACCAATAAAAATAGAAGTTTTCAGTTCTGAAAAAGGCGTTAACTATGATTTAGTAATGTTGAAAGAGAATTCTATTGTTAAGAATTATGATCTTCACAATGTTGAAACTGTTTTCGATTTTGACGAAAGATTTGCGCCGAAGTTTATTAAGATAGAATTTACCGGACTCAATGCATTACCCGACTGGCATGAACATTCGGGGGAAATGCCCTGGATTTTTATTGACGAAATAATTTTAAAGTAG